A genome region from Erigeron canadensis isolate Cc75 chromosome 3, C_canadensis_v1, whole genome shotgun sequence includes the following:
- the LOC122593492 gene encoding putative UPF0481 protein At3g02645, whose protein sequence is MANVDLEYGRVPNEEVDEPAFQTLLRRVKSGKKSVEKRPSICTVPSVLRNLSQKSFTPRVVSIGPLHKESKNLQESEGLKDSYLHDLLSRSHPSRTLEEQLKECLEAVNHMMKDIRSCYDDVVMNKKYKDTDLANMMVLDGGFILEFCYKLQDNKEATMLSKIQISCIAIDLMLLENQIPFFVLEAIFNRTTHPKNISLTCLVRKILGSYIHPFSFSLEKEVSDDDSVDSSQHVHVLDCVHKIYKIKPSSETVVNIKCQTSEKDGDCETSLNYNHSVVELDRSGVNFKPHKQNEMSMAMNVIKSRSCYHLSPWSKRTLVMPTLVIQEFTEVILRNFIAYEQFSPKVNYYFTSYASAMDMLIDCEADVGKLVESKVIVNNLGSNKEVARVINGICVNIEIERFCYSEAIKELDKYYNSYWPKHFAYFKRTYFNNPWSVIAFFAGFIVFGLAVLQAVLRIIDR, encoded by the coding sequence ATGGCAAATGTTGATCTGGAATATGGACGTGTTCCTAATGAAGAAGTAGATGAGCCAGCTTTTCAAACCCTTCTTCGGCGTGTAAAGAGTGGAAAGAAAAGTGTTGAAAAACGCCCGTCTATTTGTACGGTTCCTAGCGTCCTTAGAAACCTTAGCCAAAAGTCATTCACACCACGGGTGGTTTCTATAGGACCTCTAcataaagaaagtaaaaatcTTCAAGAATCCGAAGGTCTAAAAGATTCTTATTTACATGACCTGTTGTCTCGTTCACATCCTTCTCGGACACTAGAAGAGCAACTAAAAGAATGTTTGGAAGCAGTGAATCATATGATGAAAGATATCAGGTCGTGTTATGACGACGTCGTGATGAACAAAAAGTATAAAGACACCGACTTAGCCAATATGATGGTTTTGGATGGTGGTTTTATACTTGAATTTTGCTACAAATTACAAGATAATAAAGAAGCGACAATGTTAAGCAAGATACAAATCAGTTGTATTGCTATTGACTTAATGTTGCTAGAAAACCAAATTCCGTTCTTTGTTCTTGAAGCTATTTTCAACCGCACGACCCATCCGAAAAATATTTCACTTACGTGCCTTGTTCGAAAGATTTTAGGAAGCTACATtcatcctttttctttttcactaGAGAAAGAAGTCAGTGACGATGATTCAGTTGATTCATCACAACATGTTCATGTTCTTGACTGTGTACACAAAATTTACAAAATCAAGCCGTCATCAGAAACGGTTGTAAATATCAAGTGTCAAACATCAGAAAAGGATGGAGATTGTGAGACATCATTGAATTACAATCACTCTGTTGTGGAACTGGACAGGTCTGGGGTGAACTTCAAGCCGCATAAACAAAACGAGATGTCAATGGCCATGAATGTTATCAAATCTCGTTCGTGTTATCATTTATCGCCGTGGAGCAAAAGAACACTAGTAATGCCAACACTTGTTATTCAAGAATTTACTGAGGTAATTTTGAGGAATTTTATTGCATATGAGCAATTTTCACCTAAAGTGAACTACTATTTCACATCGTATGCATCCGCTATGGACATGCTTATTGATTGTGAAGCGGATGTTGGTAAGTTGGTTGAGTCAAAAGTCATTGTCAACAATCTTGGTTCGAACAAAGAAGTGGCAAGAGTGATCAACGGCATATGCGTAAACATAGAAATCGAACGTTTTTGTTACTCTGAAGCGATTAAAGAATTGGATAAGTACTACAATTCATACTGGCCGAAACATTTTGCATATTTTAAACGGACGTATTTCAATAATCCTTGGAGTGTGATCGCTTTCTTTGCAGGATTCATCGTGTTTGGTCTTGCTGTTCTTCAGGCCGTCTTGAGGATCATTGACAGATGA